A stretch of DNA from Curtobacterium sp. MCBD17_035:
CCTCCGCGCACCACCTCGACGAGGCGGAGCAGGCGGCCGAGGCCGAGCGCGCCATCGCCATCCGCGAGGAATCCGAGCGCGCCGAGGCCGGCCACGCCGGCGAGGCCGCGCTCGTCGTCCCCGTGCCCGAGGAAGACGACGACGACCTCGACGCCGAACTCGCCCCGAGCGGTCCGTCGATCGCCGGGCTCCTCGCTTCCCCCACCCCTCGGACCGCGCAGGCATCCGCCGTGTCGGTGGCGCGGCCGGGCGACGGCGGTGTCCTCCACGATCCCGACCTGCTCGCCGCACCGAACCGCGCCAATGCCCGTCGTGCGACGCGCCGGAACGTGCTCATCGCCTCCATCGGGTTCGTCGTGCTCGGGCTGGTGCTGCTCGTCATCGCGGCGCCGACGCACGCACCGATCTCCGTGCCGATCGTGCTCATCGTCGCCGGACTGCTCGGTGCGGCCCTGTCGCTCGTGCTCCGCCGCGACAGCCGGGAGGACCGGGAGCCGTCCCACGGATCAGCCGAGGGCCGACGCCGACGCTGAGTCGCCGGGTCGGGCCTCCCGGTCGTGTCCCCGCGGCACCCGGAGCGCGCCGTTCCGGCGCGGTCAGACCACCGAGAACCCGTCCGGGAGCGACCCGCGCCCGGTCAGGGCCAGGAGGACCGCCTCGCCGTCGCCGCGCGCGTTGCCGGCCGACACGGCCAGGACCGCGCACGACTCCACCGCGTCCGGCGGGGGCGCGCACGGCACCTCGATCGCGCGTGCGAGGTCGATCGTGTGCACGACGAGCTCGAACACCCGCGTACGCAGGTACTCCTCGAGCGGGATCCCCATCCCGCCGATCGACACGGCACGGTCCGGGGGAGCCGCCTCGATCGCGGCCTTCGCGCGGGCCAGGGCGTCCGTGATCCGCAGGAGCTGCTCGTCCCCGAGCCAGATCCCCGCAGCGATCCCGCGCTGCGTCACGGTGTTCGAGTCCGTGAACTGCTCGTAGACGGTGGCGTAGTACAGCGCCGCGGTCGGGATCGTCACCTCGGCCGGGGGCTCGAGGTGCAGGTACTGCTCGACCGTCAGGAGCGCGCGCGTGGTGTGCCCGACCAGGCTCCGCACGGTCCACTCGCCCAGTGCCGGTCGCTCCCACGCGTCGTGGGGGACCTGCGCGACGACGGCCACGAAGGCATCGGCGGACGAACTGAACTGGGCAACGCTGCTCATCATCACATCGTGGCCGCTCCTTGCGGTGTGCGTCCACCGGATACACGTCAGCGACCGTCCAGTCCCGTGGTGTGAGGTGGGGTCCATGACCCTTGACATCACGTACACCGCGATCGCCCACGCCACGGGCGGCGGTCGCGACGGACACGTCCGGAGCGAGGACGACCGCCTCGACTTCGACACCCGCCCGCCCACGGAGATGGGTGGCAACGGCGAGGGCACCAATCCCGAGCAGCTGTTCGCCGCCGGGTACTCGGCCTGCTTCCTCGGCGCCTACCACCTGGTCGGCAAGCGGCTCGGCGTCGACACCACCGACGCCTCCGTTTCCGCCAGCGTGAGCATCGGCGACAACGGCGAGGGCGGGTTCGGCCTGGCCGTCGAGCTCGACATCTACGCCCCGAACGTGCCGGCGGACCGTCGGCAGGAGGTCGCCGAGGCCGCGCACCAGGTGTGCCCGTACTCGAACGCGACGCGCGGCAACGTCGAGGTCACGCTCTCGCTCGTCGACTGATCGTCGGCGAGCAGCGCCGAACGCCCGGTCCCCGATGCGGGGGCCGGGCGTTCCACGTGCCGGGACGTCGTACTCCTGTTCGTGAGTGGTTGTCAAACCCCAGTGTTGGAGCGAACGTACCCGCCACCCCCGGGCCTAGCGTGCGCAGGAGAACAGCTCGTGAAGGGGGCGCCATGCGACGGAGCGTGGGAATGCGGTTGTCCGCGGTCGGCTTGTCCGCGGGACTGGTGGTTGGAGGTGCCCTCGTCGTCGCAGGACCGGCGTCAGCGGCACCGGGGGATGCGTCGGCGGTCGGCATCAGTGCCGTCGCGGACGCGGATGTCGCAGGCGTGGCCGCGCTGGACGTCAACGCGGCCGTCGGTGACGTCGCGGTCACGGGATCAGGTGACCGCGCCTTCACCGATGCGGACGGCTCGACGCTGGCCGATGTCGCGGCGGCGGACATCACCGTCGGGGCGGTGACGACGTCGGCGAGCAGCAACGCGACGCGATCCACCGCGTCCTCGCGGATCGCGGGTGCGAACGTGGCGCTGTTCGGGCAGAGCGTGCTCACCGCGGACGCGGCGACCGCGACGGCGAC
This window harbors:
- a CDS encoding DUF3040 domain-containing protein; protein product: MTNEHPDVRRPSAHHLDEAEQAAEAERAIAIREESERAEAGHAGEAALVVPVPEEDDDDLDAELAPSGPSIAGLLASPTPRTAQASAVSVARPGDGGVLHDPDLLAAPNRANARRATRRNVLIASIGFVVLGLVLLVIAAPTHAPISVPIVLIVAGLLGAALSLVLRRDSREDREPSHGSAEGRRRR
- a CDS encoding maleylpyruvate isomerase N-terminal domain-containing protein; the protein is MSSVAQFSSSADAFVAVVAQVPHDAWERPALGEWTVRSLVGHTTRALLTVEQYLHLEPPAEVTIPTAALYYATVYEQFTDSNTVTQRGIAAGIWLGDEQLLRITDALARAKAAIEAAPPDRAVSIGGMGIPLEEYLRTRVFELVVHTIDLARAIEVPCAPPPDAVESCAVLAVSAGNARGDGEAVLLALTGRGSLPDGFSVV
- a CDS encoding organic hydroperoxide resistance protein, producing the protein MTLDITYTAIAHATGGGRDGHVRSEDDRLDFDTRPPTEMGGNGEGTNPEQLFAAGYSACFLGAYHLVGKRLGVDTTDASVSASVSIGDNGEGGFGLAVELDIYAPNVPADRRQEVAEAAHQVCPYSNATRGNVEVTLSLVD